Proteins encoded by one window of Marixanthomonas sp. SCSIO 43207:
- a CDS encoding glutaminase has protein sequence MIDYQAILDTITNSLKHSAVKGEVASYIPELSTVHEDNFGMYLNMVNGEKYGSGDWDKPFSIQSISKVLTLSRAVPLVGNKIFERVDVEPSGNPFNHMSLLELEKGIPRNPLINSGAIVIADILLSHLDNPKEDFLQYVRDLTNDQTIDYNEKVASSEAETGFNNYAAANLLKSFDNLENEVDDVLDFYFHQCSIEMTCEQLSNAFYLFANRGKCMRNTAHLTLNQVKRINAIMLTCGFYDEAGEFAFEVGLPGKSGVGGGIAALLPNEFTITCWAPGLNEKGNSYLGMQALELFTTQTKRSIF, from the coding sequence ATGATAGATTACCAAGCCATATTAGATACTATAACCAATAGCTTAAAGCACTCTGCTGTTAAGGGTGAAGTAGCTTCTTACATTCCAGAACTATCAACGGTTCACGAAGATAATTTTGGAATGTATTTAAATATGGTTAACGGTGAAAAATATGGTTCTGGAGATTGGGATAAACCCTTTTCAATTCAGAGTATTTCAAAAGTATTGACACTTTCTAGAGCAGTTCCGCTTGTGGGAAATAAGATTTTTGAGCGCGTTGATGTTGAACCTTCAGGAAATCCTTTTAATCATATGTCGCTTTTGGAACTAGAAAAAGGAATCCCTCGAAATCCTTTAATAAATTCCGGAGCTATCGTAATTGCAGATATTTTACTGTCACACTTAGATAACCCAAAAGAAGATTTTCTTCAATACGTACGCGATCTTACAAATGACCAAACGATTGATTATAATGAAAAAGTAGCTTCCAGCGAAGCTGAAACCGGTTTTAATAATTATGCTGCAGCCAATCTTTTAAAGTCATTTGATAACTTGGAAAATGAAGTTGATGATGTTTTAGATTTTTATTTTCATCAATGCTCAATTGAAATGACTTGTGAACAGTTGTCAAATGCTTTTTATCTCTTTGCAAATAGAGGAAAATGTATGAGGAACACTGCACACCTTACGCTTAATCAAGTAAAAAGAATAAATGCTATAATGCTTACTTGCGGTTTTTATGACGAAGCAGGCGAATTTGCCTTTGAAGTTGGTCTTCCCGGTAAAAGTGGCGTAGGTGGTGGTATTGCTGCTTTGTTACCAAATGAGTTTACTATTACTTGCTGGGCTCCTGGTTTAAATGAAAAAGGAAATTCTTACCTTGGAATGCAAGCCTTAGAACTTTTTACTACACAAACTAAGCGCTCCATTTTTTAA
- a CDS encoding 1-acyl-sn-glycerol-3-phosphate acyltransferase: MGITRFIFFKILGWSIQGKFDPSIKKSVVIVVPHTSWHDFYIGVFARRISKTQINFIAKKELFKPPFGWYFRWMGGAPLDRTPGQKKVISIAKVFDAHDEFRLALAPEGTRKKVDTWKTGFYYIAKTANVPVIPVAFDYKTKTVFINKAYYLTNDVVKDIKNLELYYTNISGRVK, encoded by the coding sequence ATGGGAATAACCAGATTTATTTTTTTCAAAATATTAGGGTGGAGCATTCAAGGCAAATTTGATCCTTCTATAAAAAAATCTGTTGTCATTGTAGTACCTCATACCAGTTGGCATGATTTTTACATAGGCGTATTTGCAAGACGCATATCAAAAACACAAATTAATTTTATTGCTAAAAAGGAATTATTCAAACCACCTTTTGGGTGGTATTTTAGATGGATGGGCGGAGCACCATTAGACAGAACTCCCGGACAAAAAAAAGTAATTTCCATAGCAAAAGTGTTTGATGCTCACGATGAATTTAGACTAGCACTAGCCCCCGAAGGAACAAGAAAAAAAGTAGACACATGGAAAACCGGATTCTACTACATTGCAAAAACAGCCAATGTACCCGTAATTCCTGTTGCTTTTGATTATAAAACTAAAACTGTTTTTATAAACAAAGCATATTATCTTACCAATGATGTGGTAAAAGATATTAAAAACCTAGAGCTTTATTACACAAATATATCTGGAAGAGTTAAATAA
- a CDS encoding sugar nucleotide-binding protein, whose amino-acid sequence MSTKTIHNRVLILGASGFIGNAIYKDLLSYFDVFGTYCNQKTAYKNNQVFYRFCVEEDSIKPILEATMPRYIIVAIAGNYIDQLKMLRDICLYAEQFPDSTILYLSSAEVFSGQRQFPAYEYDKPIPENSFGRFKISAEKILQEQIPSQTTILRLPIVLGVNSPTIVQLRQSMKHNAAFEVYPKHIVSVTTEDKIAQQVHYIINKNHTGIYHLTSNDVIHHDDLFTEIAAKIGRKMPIFKKVYSSNNDLYRAILPRDNTLPETLQITVSEVINACTLNEEIITFKN is encoded by the coding sequence TTGAGTACCAAAACTATACATAACAGGGTTCTTATTCTGGGGGCAAGTGGCTTTATAGGTAATGCAATTTATAAAGACCTTCTCTCCTACTTTGACGTCTTTGGTACCTATTGTAACCAAAAAACTGCATATAAAAACAATCAAGTATTTTATCGATTTTGTGTAGAAGAAGACTCAATAAAACCAATACTAGAAGCAACTATGCCTCGCTATATAATAGTTGCTATTGCTGGAAATTACATTGATCAATTAAAAATGCTCCGTGACATTTGTTTGTATGCAGAACAATTTCCAGACAGTACAATTTTATATTTATCATCTGCCGAAGTATTTAGTGGCCAACGCCAGTTTCCTGCATATGAATATGATAAGCCTATTCCTGAAAATAGCTTCGGAAGGTTTAAAATTTCAGCAGAAAAAATTTTACAAGAACAAATACCTTCTCAAACAACTATTTTGAGACTACCAATTGTTCTCGGTGTTAATTCACCCACTATAGTTCAGCTAAGACAATCTATGAAGCACAACGCTGCTTTTGAAGTGTACCCAAAACATATAGTAAGTGTAACAACAGAAGATAAAATTGCACAACAAGTACATTATATTATTAATAAAAACCATACAGGAATTTATCATTTAACAAGTAATGATGTGATTCATCATGATGACCTTTTTACTGAAATTGCTGCAAAAATTGGGCGCAAAATGCCTATCTTTAAGAAAGTGTATAGTAGTAATAATGACTTATACAGAGCAATTTTACCAAGAGACAATACATTACCTGAAACATTACAAATAACAGTTTCTGAAGTAATCAACGCTTGTACACTTAACGAAGAGATTATAACATTTAAAAATTGA
- a CDS encoding YebC/PmpR family DNA-binding transcriptional regulator, with protein sequence MGRAFEFRKARKMKRWAAMSKAFTRIGKDIVMAVKEGGPDPDANSKLRAVIQNAKAVNMPKDNIERAIKRASDKSQGDYKEVLFEGYAPHGIAILIETATDNNTRTVANIRSYFNKCDGNLGTSGSVAFMFDHTCNFRINGEGMDLEELELELIDHGVEEIFEDEDGVMIYAPFESFGAIQSYLEANNIEILSSGFERIPQVTKSLSEEETADVEKLLEKIEEDDDVQNVYHTMEEVSSED encoded by the coding sequence ATGGGAAGAGCCTTTGAATTTAGAAAAGCACGAAAAATGAAACGTTGGGCAGCTATGTCCAAAGCCTTTACACGTATTGGTAAAGATATTGTTATGGCTGTAAAAGAAGGCGGACCCGATCCAGATGCCAATTCAAAGCTACGTGCAGTTATACAAAACGCAAAGGCAGTTAATATGCCAAAAGACAACATTGAGCGCGCTATTAAACGTGCCAGTGATAAAAGTCAGGGCGATTACAAAGAAGTTTTATTTGAAGGGTATGCTCCTCACGGAATCGCAATTTTAATTGAAACAGCAACCGATAATAATACCCGTACTGTAGCAAATATAAGGTCGTACTTTAATAAATGTGATGGTAATTTAGGTACATCTGGCTCTGTTGCATTTATGTTTGATCATACTTGTAATTTTCGAATTAATGGAGAAGGAATGGATCTGGAAGAGCTAGAACTTGAGTTAATAGACCACGGTGTAGAAGAAATATTTGAAGATGAAGACGGTGTTATGATATACGCACCTTTTGAAAGTTTTGGAGCAATTCAGTCTTACTTAGAGGCTAACAATATCGAAATATTATCATCAGGTTTTGAGCGTATTCCACAAGTTACAAAATCACTTTCTGAAGAAGAAACAGCAGATGTTGAAAAACTATTAGAAAAAATTGAAGAAGATGATGATGTGCAAAATGTATATCATACTATGGAAGAAGTTTCTTCTGAAGATTAA
- the hutH gene encoding histidine ammonia-lyase, protein MNETHYISSELLDLQTIQQIINSNKKLELSDEALLNIKKSKEYLNKKMENNKTPIYGINTGFGSLCNVEISSENLSKLQENLVMSHACGTGEYVPKAIIKLMLLLKIQSLSYGYSGVQLQTVERLIWFYNEDILPVIYTQGSLGASGDLAPLAHLALPLIGKGEVYYENGRISSKDLLEKFDVEPITLEAKEGLALLNGTQFMSAYGIHILLKSYKLCYLADLIGALSIDAFDCNMSPFDPNVHLVRPHGGQIKTAEHIREFLEGSEIGANEKKNVQDPYSFRCIPQVHGATKDTLKFVHKTFKTEINSVTDNPNIFVSEDKIISGGNFHGQPLALALDYLSIAFSELGNISERRTYQLVSGLRGLPDFLVNNPGLNSGFMIPQYTAASIVSQNKQLATPASVDSIVSSNGQEDHVSMGANAATKALRIIDNIETILAIELLNASQAIEFRRPKKTSELLESFLASFRNTASFVEEDRVLANDIHASVAFIQSFTIDEELLFSN, encoded by the coding sequence ATGAACGAAACACATTATATAAGCAGCGAACTACTTGATTTACAGACAATACAACAAATAATAAACTCAAATAAAAAGCTTGAACTTTCTGATGAAGCTTTGTTAAATATCAAAAAATCTAAAGAATACCTAAATAAAAAAATGGAGAATAATAAAACTCCTATTTATGGTATTAACACTGGTTTTGGTTCTTTATGTAATGTAGAAATTTCTTCAGAAAACTTATCAAAACTTCAAGAAAACTTGGTAATGTCACACGCTTGTGGAACAGGTGAATACGTTCCCAAAGCTATAATCAAACTTATGTTATTATTAAAAATTCAATCATTAAGTTATGGTTATAGCGGAGTGCAATTACAAACTGTAGAACGATTGATTTGGTTTTACAATGAAGATATTTTACCGGTAATTTACACCCAAGGTAGCTTAGGAGCTTCTGGTGATTTGGCACCTTTGGCACATTTAGCACTACCACTTATTGGAAAAGGGGAGGTGTATTATGAGAATGGTCGTATTTCTTCAAAAGATTTACTTGAAAAATTTGACGTAGAACCAATCACCCTCGAAGCAAAAGAAGGATTGGCTCTATTGAACGGAACTCAATTTATGAGTGCTTACGGTATTCATATTTTATTAAAAAGTTATAAATTATGCTACTTAGCAGATTTAATTGGCGCACTTTCTATCGATGCTTTTGATTGTAATATGAGCCCTTTTGATCCTAATGTTCATTTGGTAAGACCTCACGGCGGACAAATTAAAACTGCCGAACACATTAGAGAATTTTTGGAAGGAAGTGAAATTGGAGCTAATGAAAAGAAAAATGTACAAGACCCATATTCTTTTAGATGCATTCCTCAAGTTCACGGAGCAACAAAAGATACCTTAAAGTTTGTACACAAGACGTTTAAGACCGAAATAAATTCGGTTACTGATAATCCTAATATTTTTGTTTCAGAAGATAAAATCATTTCTGGAGGTAATTTTCACGGACAACCGTTAGCATTAGCACTAGATTATTTAAGCATTGCTTTTTCTGAATTAGGTAATATAAGTGAACGAAGAACCTATCAATTGGTTTCAGGATTAAGAGGTTTGCCAGACTTTTTGGTGAACAACCCAGGATTAAACAGCGGATTTATGATACCGCAGTATACTGCTGCTAGTATTGTGAGCCAGAATAAGCAATTAGCCACACCGGCATCTGTAGACTCTATAGTTTCATCAAATGGTCAAGAAGATCACGTAAGTATGGGAGCCAATGCAGCAACTAAGGCGTTACGGATTATTGATAATATTGAAACTATATTGGCTATTGAACTCTTGAATGCATCACAAGCAATTGAATTTAGAAGGCCTAAGAAAACTTCAGAATTGCTAGAATCATTTTTAGCTTCTTTCAGAAATACGGCATCATTTGTTGAAGAGGATAGAGTATTGGCAAATGATATTCACGCATCTGTAGCGTTTATTCAAAGTTTTACAATTGACGAGGAGTTACTTTTTTCTAATTAA
- the gcvT gene encoding glycine cleavage system aminomethyltransferase GcvT has translation MKNTALSHIHEQLGAKMVPFAGYNMPVSYEGVTIEHENVRKNLGVFDVSHMGEFLVIGPNALELIQKITTNDASKIVDGQAQYTCLPNDKGGIVDDLIIYRFNAEKWLLVVNASNIQKDWDWITSHNTMEADLQNVSEDYSLLAIQGPKAVEAMQSLTSEDLSAIKFYNFKVSDFAGVEYVIISATGYTGSGGFEIYCKNTEVEKIWKKVLEAGADFGIKPIGLAARDTLRLEMGFCLYGNDIDDTTSPIEAGLGWITKFNHDFINSEALKKQKEEGVTRKLIGFELTERGIPRQGYDIVDAEGIKIGHVTSGTMSPSLNKGIGLGYVGKEYSKIGNEVFIQIRKKAVPATVVKPPFYKG, from the coding sequence ATGAAAAACACTGCACTTTCCCACATTCACGAGCAATTAGGAGCCAAAATGGTTCCGTTTGCAGGATACAATATGCCTGTTTCATATGAAGGCGTAACTATTGAACATGAAAATGTTCGGAAAAATTTGGGCGTTTTTGATGTCTCTCACATGGGTGAATTTTTGGTTATTGGTCCTAATGCTTTAGAATTAATTCAAAAAATCACAACCAATGATGCTTCAAAAATTGTAGACGGTCAAGCGCAGTACACATGCTTACCAAATGATAAAGGCGGGATTGTAGATGATTTAATTATTTACCGTTTTAACGCCGAAAAATGGTTGTTGGTTGTAAACGCCTCAAACATTCAAAAAGATTGGGACTGGATTACTTCTCATAATACTATGGAAGCAGATTTACAAAATGTTTCTGAAGACTATTCTCTTCTTGCTATTCAAGGGCCAAAAGCCGTTGAAGCTATGCAAAGTTTAACTTCAGAAGATTTAAGTGCTATTAAATTTTATAACTTTAAGGTTTCAGACTTTGCAGGAGTAGAATATGTAATCATTAGTGCTACAGGATATACAGGAAGTGGCGGATTTGAAATTTACTGTAAAAACACCGAAGTTGAGAAAATCTGGAAAAAAGTATTGGAAGCAGGAGCAGATTTTGGTATTAAACCAATAGGACTAGCTGCACGAGACACGCTTCGTTTAGAAATGGGCTTTTGCCTTTACGGAAATGATATTGACGATACTACATCTCCTATTGAAGCCGGTTTGGGATGGATAACAAAATTTAATCACGACTTTATAAATTCTGAAGCGCTTAAAAAACAAAAAGAAGAAGGTGTAACCAGAAAACTTATAGGATTTGAGCTTACCGAACGTGGTATTCCACGTCAAGGATATGATATTGTTGATGCAGAAGGAATAAAAATAGGGCACGTAACTAGCGGAACCATGTCACCATCTCTAAACAAAGGAATAGGACTAGGTTATGTAGGTAAGGAATATAGTAAAATAGGTAATGAAGTTTTTATTCAAATTAGAAAAAAAGCTGTTCCGGCTACGGTTGTAAAACCACCTTTTTACAAAGGATAA
- a CDS encoding NAD(P)H-hydrate dehydratase yields the protein MKLFSAAQLSEADKVTTQKHNISSLDLMEHAGTQVFNWLHQRLQGAKVPIHIFCGIGNNGGDGLVVGRLLIEQGYTVKIYIANFTDKRSKCFLINYGRIKKITNDWPLLMTSEDDFPEIKKEDIIIDALFGIGLNRPPEGWLKPLIQHINTSNAFTLSIDIPSGLYANKALEDAKAVVRANHTLTFQAPKLSFFLPETGKFVPFFDIIDIGLDPEYLYKTEPLAQLIGKQQAQQFYKPRQAFDHKGTYGHALIIGGSYGKIGAPILSAKGAFRAGGGLVSVYIPKCGYSIVQTALPEAMTISDQENEHISNIQFDIKPSAIGIGMGIGTKQETVSTLENLFKTAKTPMVIDADALNCISEHEHLLNVIPKHAILTPHPGELKRLIGEWTDDYDKLEKAKQFSQKYDIVLLIKGAHTIVVFGNKLYINTTGNPGMATAGSGDVLTGILTGLLSQGYDPLLASVFGVFLHGQAGGIASQTMGYEAVMASDILENLGKAYMSLFETPEKETNNNKKKS from the coding sequence GTGAAACTATTTTCTGCAGCACAATTAAGCGAAGCTGATAAAGTAACAACCCAAAAACATAACATTTCCTCATTAGATTTAATGGAACACGCAGGAACGCAAGTATTTAATTGGTTGCACCAGCGCTTGCAAGGTGCAAAAGTACCCATTCATATTTTCTGCGGAATAGGTAATAATGGCGGTGATGGTCTTGTAGTTGGGCGTTTATTGATTGAACAAGGTTATACAGTAAAAATTTATATCGCAAATTTTACTGATAAACGGTCAAAGTGTTTTTTAATCAATTATGGTCGAATAAAAAAAATTACAAATGACTGGCCTTTATTAATGACTTCTGAAGACGATTTTCCTGAAATCAAAAAAGAAGACATTATAATTGATGCATTATTTGGCATTGGGCTTAATCGTCCGCCAGAAGGATGGTTAAAACCACTTATTCAACATATAAACACTAGTAATGCATTTACATTATCAATAGATATACCTAGTGGTTTATATGCAAATAAAGCTCTTGAAGATGCTAAAGCTGTAGTACGTGCCAATCACACCTTAACTTTTCAAGCCCCTAAACTTTCTTTTTTCTTACCCGAAACAGGAAAGTTTGTACCTTTCTTTGATATAATCGATATTGGTCTAGATCCAGAATATTTATACAAAACCGAACCGCTTGCTCAATTAATAGGAAAACAACAGGCACAACAATTTTATAAACCAAGACAGGCTTTTGACCATAAAGGAACATATGGACACGCACTTATTATAGGAGGAAGTTACGGCAAAATAGGAGCACCTATTTTATCTGCTAAAGGTGCATTTAGAGCCGGTGGAGGTTTGGTCTCAGTTTACATACCCAAGTGTGGTTATTCAATTGTGCAAACAGCTCTTCCTGAAGCTATGACTATTTCAGATCAAGAAAATGAACATATAAGCAACATACAGTTTGATATAAAACCTTCTGCCATAGGTATAGGAATGGGAATTGGTACCAAACAGGAAACAGTTTCTACACTAGAAAATCTTTTTAAAACTGCAAAAACGCCAATGGTAATTGATGCAGATGCATTGAATTGCATTTCTGAACATGAACATTTATTAAATGTGATCCCAAAACACGCTATATTAACGCCACATCCCGGAGAATTAAAAAGGTTAATAGGCGAGTGGACCGATGATTATGATAAACTTGAAAAAGCAAAACAATTTTCACAAAAGTATGATATTGTTCTATTAATTAAAGGCGCACATACGATAGTTGTTTTCGGAAACAAACTTTACATAAATACCACTGGAAACCCTGGAATGGCAACAGCTGGTAGTGGAGATGTGTTAACGGGTATTTTAACCGGTTTACTTTCTCAAGGGTATGATCCCTTACTAGCATCTGTATTTGGTGTGTTTTTACACGGTCAAGCTGGAGGTATAGCCTCTCAAACAATGGGATATGAAGCGGTAATGGCAAGTGATATACTAGAAAATCTAGGTAAAGCTTATATGAGCCTCTTTGAAACTCCTGAAAAAGAAACAAATAACAATAAAAAGAAATCTTAA
- a CDS encoding 4a-hydroxytetrahydrobiopterin dehydratase, producing the protein MKPYNEEEIQQKLANFEGWEYDDNAIHTAFEFEDFKEAFSAMTRIAFEAEKLQHHPDWHNVYNTVNISLSTHDAGGVTDKDFELAKEIDTILG; encoded by the coding sequence ATGAAACCTTATAATGAAGAAGAAATTCAACAAAAACTAGCCAATTTTGAAGGTTGGGAATATGATGATAATGCCATACACACTGCTTTTGAATTTGAAGATTTTAAAGAAGCCTTTTCGGCTATGACGCGTATTGCTTTTGAAGCAGAAAAATTACAGCATCATCCAGACTGGCATAATGTATACAATACAGTAAACATTTCATTATCGACACACGATGCAGGCGGTGTTACCGATAAAGACTTTGAGCTAGCAAAGGAAATTGATACTATTTTAGGCTAA